The bacterium BMS3Abin02 DNA segment GCCAGCTCGGTGAGATCACGCCCGTACTGCTCCAGGGCGTTGAACGTCGATTCGGGGTCTTGTGAGGTCACCCTTTGTGAACCGCGCACCTCTGCGAGTCGCTGAAGTATCGCATCTGCCGTGGCTCCGAGGTCGCGCAAGGCTGCTCCCGCCGGGTCGTCGCTCTCGGAGAGCGCAAGGAGGAGATGATCGACGGACACGTACTCGTCATGCATTTCCGATCGGTGCCGATCGGCGGCTTGAAGGACGCGAAGCAGCGCCTGAGACATCGAGAGCTCGCCTCCGTACACCTTGGGCAGCGCGTCGAGATGTTGCTGAAGGGCGGCGCGCAGCGCTGGAGGCTGCACACCGAGTCCGGTGAGAATCGGGTAGACGATCCCGTCGGCCTGGGCGAGGAGCCCCAAGGCGAGGTGGGAAGGTTCCACCGACTGGTGGTGTGAGGTCTTGGCGAGTTCCTGGGCGTCGACGAGCGCCTGTTGTGCCTTGTGGGTGAAACGGTCGAATTCCATTGGCTATCTCCGGTATGGTTCTCCAGGGGAAACCGTAGAGGGACTATTGCAATTCCAGAAAATCTGAGTCGCAGTATATCAAGTTTGGAGGAGAGTGTGGAGCCAAAAGCGCCGCGAGTGTCGGAGTTGTCGTTGGTCATGCAGCCTCCGGACGCCAATTCGAACGGTTTCGTGCACGGAGGATCGATCATGAAGCTGGTCGATACGATCGCCGGGGTTGCGGCGATTCGCCATGCACAGTCACGAGTGGTGACCGCACAGGTGGACTCCCTGTCGTTTCTCGCTCCCGTACACATCGGGGATGTTGTGACGTTTGAAGCCGTCGTGACCCAGGCGTGGCACACGTCGATGGAGGTCAAGGTCGTCGTGCATCGCGAGGACGCGCTCCGCGGCGAGCGGACTCTGACCACCACTGCGTATCTGACCATGGTCGCCGTCGACCAGGACGGCCATCCGGTCGAAGTTCCTCCGCTCGAGCCGTTGACCGACCATGAACGACAGCGTCAGGCCGGAGCCGAAGTTCGCAGGGAGGAGCGCATCCATCTGCGGGAGCGTCTCGGAACGTGAGACGTCAGGAGTCCAGCAGAGAGATGCGGCGGTTGAGGGCGTCCAGGACGGCCCGCACGGTGGCGAGGGAAGGATCGTCGTCGCGGATGACGGCACTGCCGACGAACCGCTCACTGAGGTTCGTGATGTCGACTTGGGCGAGAGCGATGCGGACATCGCCGAGTTCCTGGGTGGCCACTG contains these protein-coding regions:
- a CDS encoding putative acyl-CoA thioester hydrolase; amino-acid sequence: MEPKAPRVSELSLVMQPPDANSNGFVHGGSIMKLVDTIAGVAAIRHAQSRVVTAQVDSLSFLAPVHIGDVVTFEAVVTQAWHTSMEVKVVVHREDALRGERTLTTTAYLTMVAVDQDGHPVEVPPLEPLTDHERQRQAGAEVRREERIHLRERLGT